A genomic segment from Thermococcus sp. LS1 encodes:
- a CDS encoding ABC transporter ATP-binding protein produces the protein MKAVKVRNLRFTYNGSEVLRGIDLEVEEGEFIAILGPNGAGKSTLLRCIAGILHCEGVEVLERPIGSYPRNELARVLAYVPQRCEPGFMTVFDTVLLGRRPYMGLRPSKRDIEVVRKTLEKLGISHLALKPTNRLSGGELQKVSIARALAQEPRILMMDEPTNNLDLKSQLEVMEIARDFALSGGTSIVVMHDVNLALRFAERFVFMKNGEIIADGGRKILKPELFEEVYGVKVEVEEIRGIPVVVPLSHLGLSEEFK, from the coding sequence ATGAAGGCAGTAAAAGTCAGAAACCTGCGTTTCACCTACAACGGCTCCGAGGTGCTGAGGGGAATAGACCTCGAGGTCGAGGAGGGCGAGTTCATAGCAATCCTCGGACCGAACGGCGCTGGAAAGAGCACGCTCCTGAGATGCATCGCGGGAATCCTTCACTGTGAGGGTGTTGAGGTTCTGGAGAGACCCATCGGGAGCTATCCCAGAAACGAGCTCGCCAGGGTTTTAGCATATGTTCCCCAGAGATGCGAACCTGGCTTTATGACTGTCTTTGACACGGTTCTCCTCGGCAGGAGGCCTTACATGGGGCTGCGGCCCTCGAAGAGGGATATTGAGGTTGTGAGGAAAACCCTCGAAAAGCTCGGTATATCTCACCTCGCCCTGAAGCCGACCAACAGACTGAGCGGCGGCGAGCTGCAGAAAGTCAGTATAGCGAGAGCGTTAGCTCAGGAGCCGAGAATCCTCATGATGGACGAGCCGACCAATAACCTCGACCTGAAGAGCCAGCTCGAGGTGATGGAGATAGCCCGGGATTTCGCGCTCTCGGGAGGAACTTCTATAGTCGTTATGCACGACGTCAACTTAGCCCTTCGCTTCGCCGAGCGCTTCGTCTTCATGAAGAATGGAGAAATAATAGCCGACGGTGGGAGGAAAATCCTCAAGCCAGAGCTCTTCGAAGAGGTCTACGGCGTAAAAGTTGAGGTGGAAGAAATAAGGGGAATCCCAGTGGTCGTTCCCCTCTCACATCTCGGCCTCTCCGAGGAATTCAAGTAA
- a CDS encoding tetratricopeptide repeat protein, translated as MEEILKAIEEKDCKKVANLLYYKVDGLSDEELTEVLEKAEKLALECKDPELYKLIVYYFHELLGVDKISEFEKMAEEEDTFEAKFQLADLYYLLGELEKSLDLYRALLEEETEKGNKENIAKIYYNMALIHEELQEYEKAIELMEKAAEIYRELGNEEEILHIAVYRAYVTFEMGEPYRAKAMLAEVIPKAMGNNKLLAEIHLSYEEIFEDDENYDAALQECLYALLRARGTEYYDVAFDALIDVIWQLMLEDDFETVYLHMDMFANALPELKEFFEGVKAIALYKDGKVDMEEARKVIEKVKDRRLLDLLEFLGEAEM; from the coding sequence ATGGAGGAAATTCTAAAGGCAATTGAGGAGAAGGACTGCAAAAAAGTGGCGAACCTCCTCTACTACAAGGTGGACGGGCTGAGCGATGAGGAGCTCACGGAGGTCCTCGAAAAAGCTGAAAAGCTCGCCCTTGAGTGTAAGGACCCCGAACTCTACAAGCTCATCGTTTACTACTTCCACGAGCTGCTCGGTGTGGATAAGATAAGCGAGTTCGAGAAGATGGCCGAGGAGGAAGACACCTTCGAAGCCAAATTCCAGCTTGCTGACCTCTACTACCTTCTTGGCGAGCTTGAGAAGAGCCTCGACCTCTACAGGGCTCTCCTGGAGGAAGAGACCGAGAAAGGCAATAAAGAGAACATAGCAAAGATCTACTACAACATGGCCCTCATCCACGAGGAGCTCCAGGAGTACGAGAAGGCAATCGAGCTCATGGAAAAGGCCGCGGAGATTTACAGAGAGCTCGGAAATGAGGAGGAGATTCTCCACATAGCGGTCTACAGGGCATACGTAACCTTCGAGATGGGGGAGCCTTACAGGGCCAAGGCCATGCTCGCGGAGGTCATCCCCAAAGCTATGGGCAACAACAAACTCCTGGCCGAGATACACCTCTCCTACGAGGAGATATTCGAGGACGACGAGAACTATGATGCCGCCCTGCAGGAGTGCCTCTACGCCCTGTTGAGGGCCAGGGGTACAGAGTACTACGACGTGGCATTCGACGCGCTCATCGACGTCATCTGGCAGCTGATGCTCGAGGATGACTTCGAGACTGTTTATCTCCACATGGACATGTTCGCCAACGCTCTGCCGGAGCTCAAGGAGTTCTTCGAAGGTGTTAAGGCCATAGCCCTCTACAAGGATGGCAAGGTTGACATGGAAGAGGCCAGAAAAGTCATCGAGAAGGTCAAAGACAGAAGACTGCTTGACTTACTTGAATTCCTCGGAGAGGCCGAGATGTGA
- a CDS encoding ribonuclease Z, protein MLEVIFLGTGGIMPNRERNVPAIALRYKGEIILFDVGEGTMRQMSTAKLSPMKVEKIFITHFHGDHYLGLAALIQTMNLWDREKPLHIYGPKYTSQFIQNFLNSGFFRPGFDIHVHEIGEVRLKFSDYEIWSFKVEHGIPALGYVFKEKDKRGKFLPEKLAEYGLSEGPILGKLEKQGQIEWNGRIIRLEDVTGPRRKGVKVVYTGDTEPCERVRLFAENADLLIHEATYLRAEDRGEGYHTTVGEACEIAKKAKVKLLALFHRAFRYTYDEYVAKARELCDVPFVVPKDFDVLTFKSGRWEMRNLLEDWQ, encoded by the coding sequence ATGCTTGAAGTGATATTTCTCGGCACCGGCGGCATAATGCCTAACCGCGAGAGGAACGTCCCGGCCATAGCGCTCCGCTACAAAGGTGAGATTATCCTCTTCGATGTTGGAGAAGGCACGATGAGGCAGATGAGCACTGCCAAGCTCAGCCCCATGAAAGTCGAGAAGATATTCATCACGCACTTCCACGGCGACCACTACCTCGGCTTGGCTGCACTGATACAGACTATGAATCTCTGGGACAGGGAAAAGCCCCTCCATATCTACGGGCCGAAGTACACCTCCCAGTTCATCCAGAATTTCCTCAACAGCGGCTTCTTCAGGCCCGGCTTTGATATACACGTCCATGAGATAGGTGAGGTAAGGCTCAAGTTTAGCGATTACGAAATCTGGAGCTTCAAAGTTGAGCATGGAATTCCGGCTCTGGGCTATGTCTTCAAGGAAAAGGATAAGCGAGGGAAGTTCCTCCCTGAGAAGCTCGCAGAATACGGCCTGAGTGAGGGACCTATTCTGGGGAAGCTTGAGAAGCAGGGTCAAATCGAGTGGAACGGCCGAATAATCCGCCTGGAGGACGTTACCGGACCGAGGAGGAAGGGTGTTAAGGTGGTTTACACCGGCGATACCGAGCCGTGCGAGAGGGTGAGGCTCTTCGCCGAAAACGCCGACCTGCTCATCCACGAGGCGACCTATCTGAGGGCGGAGGATAGGGGGGAGGGCTACCACACCACTGTTGGTGAGGCCTGTGAGATAGCCAAAAAGGCCAAAGTGAAGCTTCTGGCACTCTTCCACAGGGCGTTCCGCTATACTTATGACGAATACGTGGCAAAGGCGAGGGAATTGTGCGATGTCCCCTTTGTAGTCCCTAAGGACTTCGACGTTCTGACTTTCAAATCCGGACGCTGGGAGATGAGAAACCTTCTGGAGGATTGGCAATGA
- a CDS encoding TraB domain-containing protein yields MSYLRYVKLIGTMHVSPKSREEVISTILSEKPHAVAIELDRARFLAMRQNRELTLEESFRYGKRGLINYVLAKVEEKLGEEFGMKPGEEMKAAISAAQTLGVPLYLIDEDINVILAKIAAAPSREKLLMALEALSVFLPVGVSGSSPDVMADYKVMMIQFRQRYPYLYRVLVEERNEVMARNLISIVDSLKAQGVKKPKVVAVVGLGHKPGIEHLLNSAKEKAFISSSWNYYR; encoded by the coding sequence ATGAGCTACCTGCGCTACGTCAAGCTTATCGGGACCATGCATGTCTCCCCAAAGAGTAGAGAGGAGGTAATAAGTACCATCCTCTCTGAGAAACCTCATGCAGTTGCGATAGAGCTCGACAGGGCCCGCTTTCTGGCAATGAGGCAGAACAGAGAGCTGACGCTGGAGGAATCCTTCCGCTACGGAAAGAGAGGGCTTATAAACTATGTTCTGGCTAAGGTCGAGGAGAAGCTTGGAGAAGAGTTCGGCATGAAGCCGGGAGAGGAAATGAAGGCCGCGATAAGCGCCGCCCAAACCCTCGGCGTCCCGTTATACCTCATCGACGAGGACATCAACGTCATCTTAGCGAAGATAGCCGCGGCCCCATCGCGCGAGAAGCTCCTGATGGCGCTTGAGGCTTTGAGCGTCTTTTTGCCTGTTGGGGTCTCTGGGAGCTCTCCCGATGTTATGGCAGACTACAAAGTTATGATGATACAGTTCAGGCAGCGTTACCCATATCTCTACCGCGTTCTTGTGGAAGAGCGCAACGAAGTCATGGCGAGAAATCTAATCTCGATCGTCGACTCCCTGAAGGCTCAAGGCGTTAAGAAGCCGAAGGTTGTGGCGGTAGTTGGCCTCGGCCACAAACCAGGCATAGAGCATCTGCTAAACTCTGCAAAGGAAAAAGCATTTATATCTTCAAGTTGGAACTACTATCGGTGA
- a CDS encoding zinc ribbon domain-containing protein: MEHRHLKCPLCGGTDFKVEEGKLDSKWGFTAHKVKIVICKNCGYVMMFYKGRTIWDFD; this comes from the coding sequence ATGGAACACAGGCACCTTAAATGTCCCCTCTGCGGAGGGACAGATTTCAAAGTTGAGGAAGGAAAGCTCGACAGCAAGTGGGGCTTTACTGCCCATAAAGTCAAGATAGTCATCTGCAAGAACTGCGGCTATGTGATGATGTTCTACAAAGGAAGAACCATCTGGGACTTCGACTGA
- a CDS encoding KH domain-containing protein, translating into MKDRLEKMLNVKILEVEELDDKIVVYVPEDQVRIAVGSGGAAVKAAELVIGKKIEVKSK; encoded by the coding sequence ATGAAGGACAGGCTGGAGAAGATGCTTAACGTTAAGATCTTGGAGGTAGAGGAGCTCGACGACAAGATAGTCGTCTATGTTCCAGAGGATCAGGTAAGGATAGCCGTTGGCAGCGGCGGTGCTGCAGTGAAAGCCGCCGAGCTTGTTATCGGCAAGAAGATTGAGGTGAAAAGTAAATGA
- a CDS encoding site-2 protease family protein, with protein MNPSLGERFHRRELEDLAISFLVLVLLFSNFDPYNIPYVVVAVLTAFIFHELAHRSMARRYGYVAYYKRWDTGIVMALLFGIITKLLTGRVWIFAALGAVYIYAPYQYWEDKEAHGKISLVGPLMNIVVGIVAIVMMRAVTPLTTPWWVLRTTASVNLWLAFFNLLPVPPLDGWKVLRWNTGYWAIAIGVAYLLRAFI; from the coding sequence ATGAATCCCTCCCTCGGGGAGCGTTTCCACCGAAGGGAGCTGGAAGACCTAGCCATCTCTTTCCTCGTCCTCGTCTTGCTATTTTCCAACTTTGACCCCTATAACATCCCCTACGTTGTAGTGGCGGTTCTGACGGCCTTTATATTCCACGAACTCGCTCATAGAAGCATGGCCAGGCGCTACGGCTATGTTGCCTACTATAAGCGGTGGGACACTGGAATAGTGATGGCCCTTCTCTTTGGTATAATCACGAAGCTCTTAACAGGGAGAGTGTGGATATTTGCAGCCCTGGGGGCGGTTTATATCTACGCGCCCTACCAGTACTGGGAGGATAAGGAAGCACATGGAAAGATAAGCCTCGTCGGCCCGCTGATGAACATAGTGGTAGGCATAGTGGCCATAGTCATGATGAGGGCGGTCACGCCGCTCACAACGCCGTGGTGGGTTCTCAGGACAACCGCGAGCGTGAACCTCTGGCTGGCCTTCTTCAACCTCCTTCCAGTTCCTCCGCTCGACGGCTGGAAGGTGCTCCGTTGGAACACCGGTTACTGGGCGATAGCCATAGGTGTGGCCTATCTGCTTAGGGCCTTTATATAA
- the pgiA gene encoding glucose-6-phosphate isomerase — protein sequence MEYKAPIGVKIDLETGVIPGAKKLVRRLSDLKGYFIDEEAYNELLREDPIVYEVYAIEQEEKDGDLNFATTVLYPGKVGKEFFFTKGHYHAKADRAEIYYAIKGRGGMLLQTPEGKAEWVPMEPGTVVYVPPYWAHRTVNTGDEPFIFLAIYPADAGHDYGSIKEKGFSKLVIEEGGEVKVVDNPKWKA from the coding sequence ATGGAGTACAAAGCCCCGATTGGTGTTAAGATTGACCTTGAAACCGGCGTTATCCCCGGTGCCAAGAAGCTCGTGAGAAGGCTCAGCGACCTCAAGGGATACTTCATCGATGAAGAGGCATACAACGAGCTCCTCAGGGAGGATCCTATTGTTTATGAAGTCTACGCAATAGAGCAGGAGGAGAAGGACGGTGACCTTAACTTTGCCACCACTGTTCTCTACCCGGGTAAGGTCGGAAAGGAATTTTTCTTCACGAAGGGTCACTACCATGCCAAGGCCGACAGGGCGGAGATATACTACGCCATCAAAGGTAGAGGCGGTATGCTTCTCCAGACGCCAGAAGGAAAGGCTGAGTGGGTCCCAATGGAGCCTGGAACGGTCGTCTACGTCCCACCATACTGGGCCCACAGGACGGTGAACACTGGGGATGAGCCATTTATATTCCTGGCGATATATCCGGCCGATGCCGGCCATGACTACGGCTCAATAAAGGAGAAGGGCTTCTCAAAGCTTGTGATTGAGGAGGGCGGTGAAGTTAAGGTTGTTGACAATCCCAAGTGGAAAGCATGA
- a CDS encoding ADP-specific glucokinase translates to MMWDALYSSAFQRVKDKIGKVGGVLLAYNTNIDAIKYLDSKDLEERVEKVGKEEVFRFSEELPGRITKVHHLLGGILWSVRRGKAAELFVESCTVRLYMKNWGWDELRMGGQVGIMANILGGVYGVPVIAHVPQISKLQANLFKDGPIYVPKLEDGKLKLLHPREFTGDEENLIHYIYEFPRGFKVFDFEAPRENRFIGSADDYNPNVYIRPEFREAFEEIAGKAELAIISGLQALTKENYKEPFEELERHLEVLGERGIPVHLEFAFTPDETVRKRLVEILGKFTSVGLNEVELASIMEVLGEKAIAEKLLANDPVDPIAVTEAMLKLAEKTGVERIHFHTYGYYLALTAHEGAHVRDALLFAALAAAARAKFGDVRDIDDVVKAMDVPVNEKARAVEGALVGEYGMEDGIAKVDDYQLAFVPTKIVTKPKSTVGIGDTISSSAFIGEFALR, encoded by the coding sequence ATGATGTGGGACGCTCTCTACTCATCGGCTTTTCAGCGCGTCAAGGATAAAATCGGAAAAGTCGGCGGCGTTCTTCTTGCTTACAATACCAACATCGACGCGATAAAGTACCTCGATTCAAAAGATCTTGAGGAGAGGGTGGAGAAGGTTGGAAAGGAAGAGGTTTTCCGATTTTCTGAGGAGCTTCCCGGGAGGATAACGAAGGTTCATCATCTTCTCGGTGGAATCCTCTGGAGTGTTCGGAGGGGAAAGGCCGCCGAACTCTTCGTCGAGAGCTGCACGGTCAGGCTCTACATGAAGAACTGGGGCTGGGACGAACTCAGGATGGGCGGCCAGGTCGGAATAATGGCCAACATCCTCGGTGGTGTTTACGGTGTTCCAGTTATAGCGCACGTTCCGCAGATATCAAAGCTCCAGGCGAACCTGTTCAAGGACGGGCCGATTTATGTGCCGAAGCTCGAGGATGGAAAGCTCAAGCTCCTCCACCCCAGGGAGTTCACCGGCGACGAGGAGAACCTTATCCACTACATCTATGAGTTCCCGCGCGGATTCAAGGTCTTCGACTTCGAGGCCCCGAGGGAGAACCGCTTCATAGGATCCGCTGATGACTACAATCCAAACGTCTACATAAGGCCTGAGTTTAGGGAAGCCTTCGAGGAGATAGCTGGAAAGGCCGAGCTGGCGATAATAAGCGGACTCCAAGCTTTGACGAAGGAGAACTACAAAGAACCCTTTGAAGAGCTTGAGAGGCACCTTGAGGTGCTTGGCGAGAGGGGAATTCCCGTTCACCTGGAGTTCGCCTTCACGCCGGACGAGACCGTCAGAAAGAGACTCGTCGAGATTCTGGGCAAGTTCACGAGCGTTGGCCTGAATGAGGTCGAGCTGGCCTCGATAATGGAGGTTCTTGGCGAGAAAGCCATAGCGGAGAAGCTTCTTGCAAACGACCCTGTTGATCCAATAGCTGTTACGGAGGCCATGCTCAAGCTGGCGGAGAAGACCGGCGTTGAGAGGATACACTTCCACACCTACGGCTATTACTTGGCTTTAACCGCCCACGAAGGAGCTCACGTGCGCGATGCCCTGCTCTTTGCGGCCCTAGCCGCTGCAGCCAGGGCTAAATTTGGTGACGTTAGAGACATAGACGACGTGGTTAAGGCCATGGACGTTCCAGTTAACGAGAAGGCCAGAGCCGTCGAGGGGGCTCTCGTTGGGGAGTATGGCATGGAGGATGGCATTGCTAAAGTCGACGACTACCAGCTCGCATTTGTCCCGACCAAGATAGTCACCAAGCCCAAGAGCACAGTTGGCATTGGTGACACGATTTCCAGTTCCGCCTTCATCGGGGAATTCGCCCTTCGCTGA